The following is a genomic window from Euwallacea similis isolate ESF13 chromosome 4, ESF131.1, whole genome shotgun sequence.
CAGCAGCAAAAAGCCCCCAAATAAACGCTCAGATGTGATTGTTGTATACCGGACATTGCTATTATATGAAGAGAAAAATGGGTCTTGTACCCTCTTCTGCGGGTATATTCTATCATTGAGCCATTTCTTCATAATACCACTCTCCGTAATCTTCTTGGCCACCTCGTCAAATTCCCCCTTAAATGGCGAATTTATCTGCAAAGCAAATCCCATGTAAAAGTTCCCAATGCACTCTTTCAAAGCCCTATAATTCTGCAATTCTCCGTCTTTAAATCCGTACAAATCAGTCACATAAGAATTTTCGAGGGTTTTAACTGTTAGTACACTCGTACCATCGAGGATCGTCTTCATTCGATTGCCTTTTCGGTAAAGCAAAGCCAAGTTGTGGAACAAAGAGGAATTTACGTAGATAAAGTCTTCCCGTATGTATGATTTCTCTTGGAATAAAAGTCCATGGTCCACTATATCCTGCAAAGTGTTGATTTGGGGACTAAGTCTCGGTATGGCAATGTTGCTGCTAAGCCCTGCGTTGTAGTAGGTGCTGGTGAGGAAACTGTGAAACGTCAGACATAGAAAGAATAATCTTATAGACCAAATGCTGGCGGCATGTCTTGAGAGCTGCAGGTTGCCAAAGGAATAGACCCGTATAATGCTTACTAAAATTAAGCTATAGTCGGTTGCcgataatttcattttgcaattACTAAATTTTCTCCAATATTCCATGGCAACTAAAAGGGTAAGTGTGGCAAAGATAGTTAGAAAACTAGATGCAACCCAAACGTTTAAGTTGAAGGGCTGGACTAGGAAATACACTGCTGGTAATGGTCGAGCTTTGGGAACTAGGAATGTGTTGCATATTTGGTTCATGTTGAGTGTAAAGTCGATGCTTTTTTTGCCCATATTTGTAACGAATTGAGAGCAGCCTGCCATGTCGGATTTTTTCATCTCTACCATGCTTAAGACGTGGCTCCATGGATTCGCTGAAACATCTATCAAGGAACCACAACACTAGACTCATTAATGATCAAATTTACCAATTTCTTTATCTGGAAAAACAAACTCAACAGGATAACCCCTGGTCATTTCCCTAGCCAGGCTAACTTCAGGCCCCCCCAAAACCCTCTTATCCACATCGACATAGATAAACGGTTCGCAATTAAACACCGCGAATTTGAACGTGTaattgaactttttaaaaaacgaacCAGCATTCCAGGCCCTTTGGGCAAATTTTTTCCCATCGAACGAATAGCCTTTATCGTTAACGCCCCACTGAAATACAACCTCGTCGCTTTCCAGGCGAACAACCCTATAACCTTTAAGGGATATTTGTTTGTCATAATAAACTTCCAACTCCATCACATCGAGCGCATATAATCCCAAGAATTCAGGAAAACGTACTGGGGCTTTATCGTTGTATAGAATGGCCATTCTCCTGCGATTTCTGATTAGATCGGTGCTTGAATCTCGTCTTTTCAAGAGCGCTTTGAACGATTTAAAGCggtttatattcaaaatgtatcCCTGGCATCTGGACATGTATCTTGATCTTATTATGGTCTGATTCTTAAATTCTAACATTACTAAGGGCTttccaatttgttttattaatggtTCCTTTAAGTAAACGTCCTTTTCGTAAATGTAGCACAACGTGTTAGCGTGTTcgaaaattagattaaaaagATGTCTAGCAATATTCATTGCCAAGGGATTGTGGCTTTTGTGTAAGTCCATTATTATTGTCGAGCATCGTATGGAAtatagtagcaaaattaaggATGCCACagtatatttcatttaattgagAGAATGTGAAATTACCTTTTTTACCACCCAAAAAAGTGCTAGCTTTTGTAATACTAATGAGAGAAaagttcaaaatgttttatttacccTCATGTAGAATGTCTGATGGTTTTATGCCTTAATTAGAAGCTGGCACTATGCATACGTTCTGGAAGTAAATTAGAGGGCCCACCGACGATGCTCATTGAATTTATGATTTATCCATGTAGGACGTCTTACCAACTTTTTAACAACCAGTCTTGGAGCAAAAATGATACGttacaatttcatttattagGGCGTTAAGGTGGAAATGTGTATTTCTCAAGAACTACgcatttcaattttgtagtCAAATAGAAAGCGAACTGTAACTTTTAAACTCAAACTTAAGTTTCTTTGAcctctaaatttcaattttctaagtAAAGTCCTTTTCGAAGGGCGGGTTCTTgaatttaccttaaaaaactttcttgCTAAATCTGGAATCAAATAGAAGGGAAGCTGTAACTTTTAAACGAAGTTAGATCTATTGGAGAGTGCCCAGTTGGCAATATTCAATGGGCAAAATTCATATCTCCTTGATGCCATAATTTCAATTCTCTAATTTCAAATCTCCTCTGAGAGgccaatttttgaatttttcttatgaattatacttttaaattgcATAGTGgcggaattttttttaaattatatctaCACACATCGGAAAAGTCTAaggacatttttataaatagatCAAACTTCTCCTGAAatcaattagaaaataaagttatgCATTTATACTGTTAGACAGTGTTTAATATACAATAAAACTAAACTTTTGTTGATACGTTTCTAAATTATATCGATTTATTCATAAGTGGTAAATATAACTAAAAACGctctttttttaacgaaacGTTCTCAACAACCAAAAAAGATTAAGCTTAATGTAAAGGCCTCCGCGGTTATTAACTACAGCCCTAATTCTGTCGTTTCTACTCAACATAATATTGTTGGTTTCCGCATGTGGTACTCTTCCCCATTCTTCCGACAGTAGCTCCCGGAATCGAAAAGCACCGTTAATGTTGGCCATATATGACGAGACTCTTCTTTGCAGCATGTCCCAGACACGGTAAATTGAATTCAGATCTAGCGATTATGCTGACCATGGCAATGCAACGATTCCTTCGTTAGTCAACCATTCTGCCACAATACCAACAACATGTGGACGAGCATTGAGCATTGTCATGCATAAGGCGAAAGTTTTGGCCAACATCGTCAGCAAATGGTCGGACTGTAGGGTCAAGAATGGTATCGATGTACTGTCGAGCTGTTAAGAATCGATTTTAAAATCGAGATCGGTCTGCCGTCAATCGTTATTCCGATCCATACCATTATAGTACCACCTTTTATGAACAAACTTCTTGGACATGTCGTAAACGTTCAACATTTCCAGATCGTCTCCACATTCttattcattgaaaatttgggTAAAGTCCAAATCTGGATTCGCCAGTGAATAAAACTGTAGCCTaatcaatttcatttaaatttcgatattCTTGACACTACTCTAATCTTGCAACGCGATTGCTTCTGGAAAGAGATGGACAGCTCAGTGGTCTTGGGATATAAAGAATGGCTTTATGTAGATGATTTCTAACAGTATCTAGGTCTATAGTCACGCGGTACGTCAATTGTAAATCTGCAACCAATTCAGATGCCGCAATTGTAggtaaaaattgattttgaattatagTTGTAATGCATCTTCATCCTGGATATTGTTCAGCCGGAGTTCCAATTTCGTTAGGGCGCCGCCATAATTCACTGATAACACTTTAAGAAACAGCCATGTGCTCAGCTACTTCAATTTATCTTAAACTAGCTTAATAAGGCCTACCGCTCGATTAATCTCATCGAAACTTAAATGTTGTCGCTCCACGgtaaaatacaatattttcaaagcgCCTACTAAACACCAATTAGCATCGAGAAGTCATTTGTcgaaattacttttaaaatcttttttctcAAGTGTGGAGTGAAGCAAAAAAGaagctgaaaattttaaacaaacacGAATAAACTTCCCTGATTGGTGGCACTTGATAGTCCAATATCAGGTCTCCTAGACCTAAAAGTTTTCAATCTCTAATGAAACTGTTCTCTGAGggacgttttaaaatttgtttgaggAATCGCACTCGACACTGGCATTGTCAACTAGAAAACGACTTGTAGCCTTTAAACTAGGAGCTATAGACCTGTGCGATTGATGACGTTTAATAGAACCAGACTTAAATCCCATTGACCTGAGcaaatttttcctgaaaaatatattcatttaaaggagacttgatttttgaaaaagcgATTCTACTTTAgccaaaaaaatttccagactttaaaagttaaattcgttcaattttttttaattatgttacTTTTGGAGATAATTACTccaaaatttatatatttactttGCACGGCCATCACGTACTCCTCTACTTTGTTCGTGACCAAGCAAGAGCACAGTAAATTTAGTACATAAcctaaaaaatacaactttttatACAAGATATATCATTTTCGTATGCTTAGAATATAAATTAGGATTTTTTCTACATAAGTGTTTTCTACCTATTCGATATAGGTGCTTACTAAAAGATTTAAGCGGTTAAATAGGtctcaaaacatttaaatctaTAGCAAACGAGgcaattttctataaaaaaaatactttgagGTCTTGCTAATGGATAGTTCTCGTCTCCAACCAACCTCCAAATAATTCAAAGAGGTTTTAATAGTTTAAGTGATTAATGCTCTCATAATGGCGAAAAACCGTTGATTTCGGTTAGCAATAAATCATCTCGACGGCACATACTCCTAAAGATAGTAGCCGACATTCTAATGTGGCTGGGGGCTAATAAACTTTAATGTCGTTTTGGCCATATTACAGTAATACGAGTTTGCAACATTGCCCCCGAGAACAAAGTTGTAATCGTTATTGTTCCATCTTAGTTGAAAGTGTAATAAAGTTAATCTGGGGAATATATATCTATCGGGGAGTGGCTATTAGTTGGGGAAAATATCTCGCTCGCTTCCGAGggaattaatattcattttattaccGCCATTTTCTAATAGAATTAGGTACTTTGCAACTTGGGAGTGCCTAAGCCGATATCAATGTAATGCGATAAAATTCAGCGCGATGGGAGACCGAGAGTTTTCGAATAaccataatttagaaaaaaatcatctagtcccttattttttttcgttttcctgGATTCAGAACATCAAtggaaataacatttattaccatttttccatcatatttttttacgctAATTCATGtcagaattttttgaattttttgagtaattttagAGTAGTTTTTTGTACTTTCAAAACGACTGGGGATTATCGCCTGTTTACTTATAATGGAACCTTAGTTTTGCGACGCCTTATTGTTTCATATCTTATAATTTTCTAACGACTacaaaatccaaaatatatCAAGTAGGTGTGtatctaaaattttcagtcTCATCCAATACTTTTTCCggaattatatatttttttagttgttaaaaaccaaaaattcactaccaattttggttttttccaGTTgcataaaatgcaatttttcagCTGATCCCTCCAAATATTTCggatttttatatataatttaaagagGTTATATTCATGTCTTTGGATTTATAATGCAACAAGATCAAGGACTAGTttttaattaggaaaaatatcttttcagatcaaaggaaataaaaatgtgtgttGAAtccatagtttttttttaaataaaattgcatACTTCGCAAGGTGGGAGTGCTTAAGCAAATATCAACGTCACGCTATAAAGTTCTAAGAGAGGGAGGGCGCGAATTCTCAAGCAATCATTATAAAATCCTGGCAGTCAAAATTTAACCTTTTTGGGCCACAAAAGAAACCTCCATAATAATCTCGGCTTGCCGACTGCTTAAACTTTCCCCCGGCAATTAAAACCAGAagacaaattgaattttctggTAAGCACCGAAAAGGAGCCCTTGCCGTTTAGCTACCTGGAAATTTGTTTGGCTTCAGTCCTTGAGTCGATAAATTTCGTTCCAGCACTCGAAATCAGGGGAGAAGGCCGTCACCCTCAGGAATCTCAACCCGGAACTGACGGGGAATTACAAGTGCGAAGTGTCAGCGGATGCACCATCTTTTCATACGGACATTTTGTGGGCCCATATGACAGTCATGGGtgagtaaatattttacgaAAAGATGTTTCgttctatttatttatattaatttcttaTGGAGGAAAGCCCTCTTCTGAATCGAAgtcctttgaaatttttcaggtTGCACGGAGCCTGTCCTTatcatcataaaaaaaacatccaaATCCTTAAATCAATAGAATGCCAAAAACAGCCAGAGTTATTTTCTCCATCCATTTATATTTCAGAGGCGAACAACTTAACTGTCAGCCGAGCAGAAACATAAATTCCCTAATCCATTACGAAATTACATTTCCATacaattttccatttccaaCGTTTGTGAGCAAAAAGCGGTTATTACTTAAGCAAGCATCCTCGGGGATTATTAAGGTATATCGTCCAAGTAATGGGTTGGCCAGAGAAATCCTAGGAAATGTCCCTTTTCTTGCTCCATCTGTTTTGTTTGTATTTCAATAGGGTTTTTACTAAATACCTAAatgtaattgtttttttcagGCATTCCAGACCAAAACCCTAACATCAAAATCCTCTTCCACAATAGCACAAAGGTGGAAATAGGGAAAACCATTGATGCCGAGTGTTTCTTACCAGGCTCATATCCAGGGATTAATTTCACTTGGATTATCAACAATAATCAAACAGTGAGTATAAATACAAAGTTTCGCATTGAAAATCATCACTCAAGGACTCAGCTAAAAGGGAAATAGATTGTTTTCCCGATATCGACATGTTTGCCATTTGACGGATTATATTTAGCCCACGTCCCCAATCCTCCGACACTTTCCATGTTCATTTGCGTAATCTGTCAAAATCCGTTATTAAACATTCAAGTCCCGTTCACTCGCGATTAGGGACGCAAGGATGAAAATTCGGCGCTTCTTGAACATTTAGAAACTCCAGACGACGTAATCGTTAAGGCcgttttattaattcaaaCGTGGGCCAATGTGGTAATCGTACTGTACAGGGATTAGGGGTAGGTATCGCAGATTTAATGAAGATGTTGAGAA
Proteins encoded in this region:
- the LOC136408385 gene encoding uncharacterized protein → MDLHKSHNPLAMNIARHLFNLIFEHANTLCYIYEKDVYLKEPLIKQIGKPLVMLEFKNQTIIRSRYMSRCQGYILNINRFKSFKALLKRRDSSTDLIRNRRRMAILYNDKAPVRFPEFLGLYALDVMELEVYYDKQISLKGYRVVRLESDEVVFQWGVNDKGYSFDGKKFAQRAWNAGSFFKKFNYTFKFAVFNCEPFIYVDVDKRVLGGPEVSLAREMTRGYPVEFVFPDKEIANPWSHVLSMVEMKKSDMAGCSQFVTNMGKKSIDFTLNMNQICNTFLVPKARPLPAVYFLVQPFNLNVWVASSFLTIFATLTLLVAMEYWRKFSNCKMKLSATDYSLILVSIIRVYSFGNLQLSRHAASIWSIRLFFLCLTFHSFLTSTYYNAGLSSNIAIPRLSPQINTLQDIVDHGLLFQEKSYIREDFIYVNSSLFHNLALLYRKGNRMKTILDGTSVLTVKTLENSYVTDLYGFKDGELQNYRALKECIGNFYMGFALQINSPFKGEFDEVAKKITESGIMKKWLNDRIYPQKRVQDPFFSSYNSNVRYTTITSERLFGGFLLLVVGYVLSCVSLVFEILYYKDVEDLPGIVGIMPDISNSTKSTKLNFVRMINRSIRKVGFDSQTIGGKHCISGAVLVTEAIIYSVALYLPIVTAQEVVQYRGKQASISVKIIYYAAN